A stretch of Amycolatopsis balhimycina FH 1894 DNA encodes these proteins:
- a CDS encoding peptide deformylase produces MTIHPIVIAGEPVLHQPTREITEFDEKLRTLVGDMFETMYAAEGVGLAANQIGLDLRVFVYDCPDDEGVRHKGVVVNPKLETSEIPETMPDPDDDWEGCLSAPGESYPTGRAKWAKVTGSDVDGAPIEVEGTGYFARCLQHETDHLDGYIYLDRLVGRHARAAKKMLKHNKWGVPGNSWLPPRTPEDDGAVI; encoded by the coding sequence GTGACCATCCACCCCATCGTTATCGCCGGCGAACCCGTGCTGCACCAGCCGACTCGGGAGATCACCGAGTTCGACGAGAAGCTGCGCACGCTCGTCGGCGACATGTTCGAGACGATGTACGCCGCCGAGGGCGTCGGCCTGGCGGCCAACCAGATCGGCCTCGACCTGCGGGTGTTCGTCTACGACTGCCCGGACGACGAGGGCGTGCGGCACAAGGGCGTCGTCGTCAACCCGAAGCTGGAGACGTCGGAGATCCCGGAGACCATGCCTGACCCGGACGACGACTGGGAGGGCTGCCTGTCGGCGCCCGGCGAGTCGTACCCGACGGGCCGCGCCAAGTGGGCGAAGGTGACCGGCTCCGACGTCGACGGCGCCCCGATCGAGGTCGAGGGCACCGGCTACTTCGCGCGTTGCCTGCAGCACGAGACCGACCACCTCGACGGGTACATCTACCTCGACCGCTTGGTCGGCCGGCACGCGCGCGCCGCGAAGAAGATGTTGAAGCACAACAAATGGGGCGTCCCGGGCAACTCGTGGCTCCCGCCGCGCACCCCCGAGGACGACGGCGCCGTCATCTGA
- a CDS encoding DUF3263 domain-containing protein: MDAAESMAEPQPSPPKPVPGLTEREVEMLAFERQWWRHAGAKENAIRERFDLSATRYYQLLNKLLEKPEAIEADPMLVKRLRKTRAARQRKRGARRLGIELK, translated from the coding sequence ATGGACGCCGCGGAGTCGATGGCTGAGCCGCAGCCGTCGCCGCCGAAGCCCGTGCCCGGCCTGACCGAACGCGAGGTCGAGATGCTCGCCTTCGAGCGTCAGTGGTGGCGGCACGCCGGGGCGAAGGAGAACGCCATCCGCGAGCGCTTCGATCTGTCCGCCACGCGCTATTACCAGCTGCTGAACAAGCTGCTGGAGAAGCCGGAGGCGATCGAGGCCGACCCGATGCTGGTGAAGCGGCTGCGCAAGACGCGCGCCGCCCGGCAGCGCAAACGTGGCGCCCGGCGACTGGGGATCGAGCTGAAATGA
- a CDS encoding winged helix-turn-helix domain-containing protein — translation MAREENVREIRDSKALAAIAHPLRHRLLDLLHLDGPATASLLAEKTGQAVGNISHHLKVLAASELIEEAPELARDRRERWWRRTSSAIKWGAQDFPDDPIAEAAEVLTLDHQHAIAREWLANRETYPQEWRGALFSIDGWARLSVAELGELNDRIVIMLAEYRNRTVPGDGVERRPVFFAVRASLGQP, via the coding sequence ATGGCGAGAGAAGAGAACGTCCGGGAGATCCGGGACTCGAAAGCACTGGCCGCCATCGCGCACCCCCTGCGCCACCGGCTGCTGGACCTGCTGCACCTGGACGGCCCGGCGACGGCGTCGCTGCTGGCCGAGAAGACGGGCCAAGCGGTCGGGAACATCAGCCACCACCTCAAGGTGCTGGCGGCCAGCGAACTCATCGAAGAGGCGCCCGAGCTGGCCAGGGACCGCCGGGAACGGTGGTGGCGGCGGACCTCCAGCGCGATCAAGTGGGGTGCGCAGGACTTCCCCGACGACCCGATCGCCGAGGCGGCGGAGGTGCTGACCCTCGACCACCAGCACGCGATCGCCCGCGAGTGGCTCGCCAACCGGGAGACCTATCCCCAGGAGTGGCGTGGGGCGCTGTTCAGCATCGACGGCTGGGCCCGGCTTTCCGTCGCCGAGCTGGGTGAGCTGAACGACCGGATCGTCATCATGCTCGCCGAGTACCGCAACCGCACCGTGCCCGGCGACGGCGTCGAGCGCCGTCCGGTCTTCTTCGCCGTGCGAGCTTCGCTGGGCCAGCCGTGA
- a CDS encoding AAA family ATPase produces the protein MSHPQITLTVRHTPSALDTRRGVVRLHPEVLDALGLRAWDAVHLTGARVSAALAAPADETGVPGVLLTDDVTMSNLGVTEGSEVVVAPAEVAAAKTVTVAGSRLASVSLSPHMLRLSLIGKVLTVGDAVSLLPQDLAPSPGSDPAGLRGQLSRAIGATWTNELLTVTAAEPAGTVAVGPSTVVTWRDGVRPAPEAAAPRTATALVRTSAVTAAEEWIDAEIVEDEVTVEEVAEPAVPLADLIGAETAARKLAEWFDLAFQRPELLARLGAPAHLGVLLSGPEGVGKATLVRSVAHDADIRVVPVAAPNLAVLDPNVAVARLREAIRSANGPTVLLLTDVDALLPAATPPPVATVVLEELRTALRRERFAVVATTARAESADPRLHAADLLDRELGLALPDAKTRRELLNVLLRDVPLDSGIDCGVLAERTPGFVAADLIALRRDAALRAALRQRDTDEPRISQQDLLDALATVRPVSMSTSDNLATGGLTLDDVGNMVDVKQSLTEAVLWPLRYPDSFARLGVEPPRGVLLYGPPGGGKTFLVRALAGTGALNVFAVKGAELMDKWVGESERAVRELFRRAAEAAPSLIFLDEIDALAPRRGQSSDSGVADRVVAALLTELDGVEPMREVVVLGATNRPELVDPALLRPGRLERRVYVPPPDAEARAAILAASSKNTPLGSDVDLAAVASTLDGYSAADCAALIREAALTAMRESLEAREVTAAHLDAARKTVRPSLDPAQLAALEAYAKNQAGD, from the coding sequence GTGAGCCACCCGCAGATCACGCTGACCGTCCGGCACACGCCGTCCGCGCTGGACACCCGCCGGGGCGTCGTCCGGCTGCATCCCGAAGTCCTCGACGCGCTCGGCCTGCGGGCCTGGGACGCCGTGCACCTCACCGGTGCCCGGGTCAGCGCCGCGCTCGCCGCCCCCGCCGACGAGACCGGCGTGCCCGGGGTGCTGCTCACCGACGACGTCACGATGTCGAACCTGGGCGTCACCGAGGGCTCGGAGGTCGTCGTCGCGCCGGCCGAGGTCGCCGCGGCGAAGACGGTGACCGTCGCGGGCTCGCGGCTGGCCAGCGTCTCGCTCAGCCCGCACATGCTGCGGCTCTCCCTGATCGGCAAGGTGCTCACCGTCGGCGACGCCGTTTCGCTGCTGCCGCAGGACCTCGCGCCGTCGCCGGGGTCGGACCCGGCCGGCCTGCGCGGCCAGCTGTCGCGGGCGATCGGCGCGACCTGGACGAACGAGCTGCTCACCGTCACCGCGGCCGAACCGGCAGGCACCGTGGCGGTCGGACCGTCCACAGTGGTCACCTGGCGCGACGGGGTGCGGCCGGCGCCGGAAGCCGCCGCGCCCCGGACGGCGACCGCGCTGGTCCGCACCTCCGCCGTCACCGCGGCCGAGGAGTGGATCGACGCCGAGATCGTCGAAGACGAGGTCACGGTCGAAGAGGTCGCCGAACCGGCCGTGCCGCTGGCCGACCTCATCGGCGCCGAGACGGCCGCCCGCAAGCTCGCCGAGTGGTTCGACCTCGCCTTCCAGCGGCCCGAGCTGCTGGCGCGGCTGGGCGCGCCCGCCCACCTCGGCGTGCTGCTGTCCGGCCCCGAAGGCGTCGGCAAGGCGACGCTGGTGCGGTCGGTGGCCCACGACGCGGACATCCGCGTGGTACCGGTGGCCGCGCCGAACCTCGCCGTGCTGGACCCGAACGTCGCGGTGGCCCGCCTGCGCGAGGCGATCCGCTCGGCCAACGGCCCCACCGTGCTCCTGCTCACCGACGTCGACGCGCTGCTGCCCGCGGCCACGCCGCCGCCGGTGGCCACGGTCGTGCTCGAAGAGCTGCGGACGGCGTTGCGCCGCGAGCGGTTCGCCGTCGTCGCGACCACGGCCCGCGCGGAGTCGGCCGACCCGCGGCTGCACGCCGCCGACCTGCTGGACCGCGAGCTCGGCCTGGCGCTGCCGGACGCGAAGACCCGGCGAGAGCTGCTGAACGTCCTGCTCCGCGACGTCCCGCTCGATTCCGGCATCGACTGCGGTGTACTCGCCGAGCGGACGCCGGGGTTCGTCGCGGCGGACCTGATCGCCCTGCGCCGGGACGCCGCACTGCGGGCGGCGCTGCGCCAGCGCGACACCGACGAGCCGCGCATCTCGCAGCAGGACCTGCTCGACGCGCTGGCCACCGTCCGGCCGGTCTCGATGTCCACTTCGGACAACCTGGCCACCGGCGGGCTGACCCTCGACGACGTCGGGAACATGGTCGACGTCAAGCAGTCCCTCACCGAAGCCGTGCTGTGGCCGCTGCGGTACCCGGACTCGTTCGCCCGGCTCGGCGTCGAACCGCCGCGCGGGGTGCTGCTGTACGGGCCGCCCGGCGGCGGCAAGACGTTCCTCGTGCGGGCGCTGGCCGGCACCGGCGCGCTGAACGTCTTCGCGGTCAAGGGCGCCGAGCTGATGGACAAGTGGGTCGGCGAGTCCGAGCGCGCGGTGCGCGAGCTGTTCCGCCGGGCCGCGGAGGCCGCGCCGTCGTTGATCTTCCTGGACGAGATCGACGCGCTGGCCCCGCGCCGCGGGCAGTCGTCCGACTCGGGTGTCGCCGATCGCGTGGTCGCGGCCCTGCTCACCGAGCTCGACGGTGTCGAGCCGATGCGCGAGGTCGTCGTCCTCGGGGCGACGAACCGGCCGGAGCTGGTCGACCCGGCGCTGCTGCGGCCGGGACGGCTGGAGCGCCGCGTCTACGTGCCACCGCCGGACGCCGAGGCCCGCGCCGCGATCCTGGCGGCGAGTTCGAAGAACACGCCGCTCGGTTCCGATGTGGACCTCGCCGCGGTGGCGTCCACTCTGGACGGTTACTCCGCCGCCGACTGCGCCGCGCTGATCCGCGAAGCGGCGTTGACCGCGATGCGCGAGTCTCTGGAGGCTCGCGAAGTCACCGCAGCGCACCTCGACGCGGCCCGCAAGACCGTCCGGCCGAGCCTCGACCCGGCCCAGCTGGCCGCCCTGGAGGCCTACGCGAAGAACCAGGCCGGTGACTGA
- the pssA gene encoding CDP-diacylglycerol--serine O-phosphatidyltransferase, whose product MVRVTTPGVRLLPNAITVLALCAGLSAVQFALTRNYGMAIASIGIAAVLDSLDGRIARLLDATSKMGAELDSLSDGISFGVAPALVIYVWQTGADRIGWVASLIFAVCMILRLARFNTLLDDTEQPPYASEFFVGVPAPAGGLLGMLPLVASLQWGEGWWSSQYVVWAWTVAIAALLISRIPTLSLKTVKAPAKAIAPLLLGVALLAAAIIQFPLVALVVAMVLYLAHIPYSVYRHRWLAAHPEAWTVPPRERRAIRRARSTRRLGLRPPLRRRVAGAAMRAVRLPRETVRTPRSSENGQGPRRRTWRQIGLRRK is encoded by the coding sequence ATGGTCCGCGTGACCACCCCGGGCGTCCGGCTGCTGCCGAACGCCATCACCGTGCTGGCGCTGTGCGCGGGCCTGTCGGCCGTGCAGTTCGCGCTGACCAGGAACTACGGGATGGCGATCGCCTCGATCGGCATCGCGGCGGTGCTCGACAGCCTGGACGGCCGGATCGCCCGCCTGCTCGACGCGACGTCGAAGATGGGCGCGGAGCTGGACTCGCTGTCCGACGGCATCTCCTTCGGCGTCGCGCCGGCGCTGGTCATCTACGTGTGGCAGACCGGCGCGGACCGGATCGGCTGGGTGGCGTCGCTGATCTTCGCCGTCTGCATGATCCTGCGGCTGGCCCGCTTCAACACGCTGCTGGACGACACCGAGCAGCCGCCGTACGCGAGCGAGTTCTTCGTCGGCGTCCCGGCGCCCGCGGGCGGCCTGCTGGGGATGCTGCCGCTGGTCGCCTCCCTGCAGTGGGGCGAGGGATGGTGGTCGTCGCAGTACGTCGTGTGGGCCTGGACGGTCGCCATCGCGGCCCTGCTGATCAGCCGCATCCCGACGCTGTCGCTGAAGACGGTCAAGGCACCGGCCAAGGCGATCGCGCCGCTGCTGCTCGGCGTGGCCCTGCTGGCCGCGGCGATCATCCAGTTCCCGCTGGTCGCGCTGGTCGTGGCGATGGTGCTGTACCTGGCGCACATCCCGTACTCGGTCTACCGGCACCGCTGGCTGGCCGCGCACCCGGAGGCCTGGACGGTCCCGCCGCGCGAGCGCCGCGCCATCCGCCGCGCCCGCTCCACCCGCCGTCTCGGCCTGCGCCCGCCGCTGCGCCGCCGGGTGGCAGGCGCGGCGATGCGCGCGGTCAGGTTGCCGCGCGAAACGGTCCGCACCCCCCGAAGCAGCGAAAACGGCCAAGGCCCGCGCCGCCGCACCTGGCGCCAGATCGGCCTCCGCCGCAAGTAG
- the glp gene encoding gephyrin-like molybdotransferase Glp has translation MISVDDYRDRVAALLGTSPTTTLPLAAAAGLVLAEDVRAGVSLPPFDNSAMDGYAVRAHDTATPPVTLPVADDIPAGRVDVRPLEPGTAHRIMTGAPLPPGADAVVMVEDTDGGTETVTISAPARESAHIRRTGEDVLEGSLALHAGTVLGHSQLGLAAAVGLAEVRVHRPLRVLVASTGTELIDAPAPLRHGQIYESNSVMLAAAIRGLGCEVDVVRSVVDDVEEFRKVIEPKLADADLLVTSGGVSAGAYEVVKDALTGQGVEFAKIAMQPGGPQGCGRWQGVPVVTLPGNPVSVLVSFEAFLRPAILTALGHTDVSRRRVRARLTEAMSSPSGRRQYRRGVFTPSEREVTGVVGPRGGPGSHLLAAFTQANCLIVLPEDVTSAAEGDEVDVLLL, from the coding sequence GTGATCTCCGTCGACGACTACCGCGACCGGGTTGCCGCGCTCCTGGGCACCTCCCCCACGACCACGTTGCCCCTCGCCGCCGCGGCCGGCCTCGTCCTGGCCGAAGACGTGCGGGCCGGTGTCTCCCTCCCGCCGTTCGACAACTCCGCGATGGACGGCTACGCGGTTCGTGCCCATGACACTGCGACCCCTCCGGTGACCCTGCCGGTCGCCGACGACATCCCCGCGGGCCGGGTCGACGTCCGGCCCCTCGAGCCGGGCACCGCGCACCGGATCATGACCGGCGCGCCGCTGCCGCCCGGCGCGGACGCCGTCGTGATGGTCGAGGACACCGACGGCGGCACGGAAACGGTGACGATCTCGGCGCCCGCCCGGGAAAGCGCGCACATCCGGCGCACCGGCGAGGACGTTCTCGAGGGCAGCCTCGCGCTGCACGCCGGAACCGTGCTCGGCCACTCGCAGCTGGGCCTGGCCGCCGCGGTCGGGCTCGCCGAAGTCCGCGTGCACCGGCCGCTGCGGGTCCTGGTCGCCTCGACCGGCACCGAACTGATCGACGCGCCCGCGCCGCTGCGGCACGGCCAGATCTACGAGTCCAACAGCGTGATGCTCGCGGCGGCGATCCGCGGCCTCGGCTGCGAGGTCGACGTCGTCCGCAGCGTCGTCGACGACGTCGAGGAGTTCCGGAAGGTCATCGAGCCGAAGCTGGCGGACGCCGATCTGCTGGTCACCTCCGGTGGCGTCAGCGCGGGCGCGTACGAAGTGGTGAAGGACGCGCTGACCGGTCAGGGCGTCGAGTTCGCGAAGATCGCGATGCAGCCCGGCGGGCCGCAGGGCTGCGGGCGCTGGCAGGGCGTGCCCGTGGTGACGTTGCCCGGCAACCCCGTCAGCGTGCTGGTGTCGTTCGAGGCGTTCCTGCGCCCGGCGATCCTGACGGCGCTGGGCCACACCGACGTCTCCCGCCGCCGCGTGCGGGCCCGGCTCACCGAAGCGATGTCCTCGCCGTCCGGGCGCCGCCAGTACCGGCGGGGCGTGTTCACGCCGTCGGAGCGGGAGGTCACCGGGGTCGTCGGGCCGCGCGGCGGCCCGGGATCGCACCTCCTGGCCGCGTTCACGCAGGCCAACTGCCTGATCGTGCTGCCGGAGGACGTCACGTCGGCTGCGGAAGGCGACGAGGTGGACGTCCTTCTGCTCTAG
- a CDS encoding GlsB/YeaQ/YmgE family stress response membrane protein, producing the protein MGFVAWVIFGAIVGWAANLVVGGRERRRQGCLVSVLVGVVGAALGGLVYRLATGQAKTFDFDFPSFGVAVLGAVVLLAILRLASGIGRRPGDRW; encoded by the coding sequence ATGGGTTTCGTCGCATGGGTGATCTTCGGCGCGATCGTCGGCTGGGCCGCGAACCTGGTCGTCGGCGGGCGGGAGCGGCGCCGGCAGGGCTGCCTGGTCAGCGTGCTCGTCGGCGTCGTCGGGGCGGCACTGGGCGGGCTGGTCTACCGGCTCGCGACCGGCCAGGCGAAGACGTTCGACTTCGACTTCCCCAGCTTCGGCGTGGCCGTCCTCGGAGCCGTCGTGCTGCTGGCGATCCTGCGCCTGGCGAGCGGCATCGGCCGTCGTCCGGGTGACCGTTGGTAA
- a CDS encoding phosphatidylserine decarboxylase: MSGTRPEPAGNPVAHALQLARETLPPMHPAGRPFVAGGVAATLLARRFSKRLGLVGALATVATAAFFREPKRVPPPRDGVALASADGLVSLIEEAVPPAELGLPAEPRMRVSVFLSVFDVHVQRVPANGVIERVAYRPGKFLSADLDKASDDNERNSVLMRTEDGHELVVVQIAGLVARRILCEIREGDKVGAGATYGIIRFGSRVDLYLPPGSRVLVAKGQRTVGGETVIAELPALSEG; encoded by the coding sequence ATGAGCGGCACCCGGCCGGAGCCCGCCGGCAACCCAGTCGCGCACGCTCTCCAGCTCGCGCGCGAAACACTGCCGCCCATGCACCCCGCGGGTCGCCCGTTCGTGGCGGGCGGTGTCGCCGCGACGCTGCTCGCCCGCCGGTTCTCCAAGCGCCTCGGGCTCGTCGGCGCGCTCGCGACCGTCGCCACGGCGGCGTTCTTCCGCGAGCCGAAGCGGGTCCCGCCGCCACGTGACGGCGTCGCGCTCGCCTCGGCCGACGGCCTCGTGTCACTGATCGAGGAAGCCGTCCCGCCCGCCGAGCTCGGCCTGCCCGCCGAGCCGCGGATGCGCGTGTCGGTGTTCCTCTCGGTGTTCGACGTGCACGTCCAGCGCGTGCCGGCGAACGGCGTGATCGAGCGGGTGGCCTACCGGCCGGGCAAGTTCCTGTCCGCCGACCTCGACAAGGCCAGCGACGACAACGAACGCAACTCCGTGCTGATGCGCACCGAAGACGGCCACGAACTCGTCGTGGTGCAGATCGCCGGGCTGGTCGCGCGCCGCATCCTCTGCGAGATCCGCGAGGGCGACAAGGTCGGCGCCGGCGCGACCTACGGCATCATCCGGTTCGGCTCGCGGGTGGACCTCTACCTCCCGCCGGGCTCGCGCGTGCTCGTGGCCAAGGGCCAGCGCACGGTCGGCGGCGAGACCGTGATCGCCGAACTCCCCGCGCTTTCGGAAGGCTGA
- a CDS encoding MFS transporter has product MKGLWGNRDFRLLWTGETTSMLGSMVASTALPLVAVVTLQASTFQVALLTAAAWLPWLIVGLPAGAWVDRLRKRPIMLTCNTVSMAVFGSVPLAAVLGALSMPLLLAAALVGGFAKVFFTLAYRAYLPALIGEDDLLEGNAKLQGSESATEVAGPGLAGLLAQAFGPVSGILADAVSFGVSVLCVSAIRVPEAVAPAPRTPLRSQIGEGLRFVAGDRYLRTLMVFGAVSNIALTGYGSIQIVFLSRTLGAAPGLVGLVLALAAVGGVLGAALVGRLGARFGTARAFLLCEIFAAPMGLLGPLSRPGWGLVPYVLALFGVCAGLVASNILTTTFRQQYCPPGLFSRINSSAAIVNYGTIPLAGVLGGALGEAIGVRETLWVMAGLLIAALPILTPFRKLREFPARAEGRPPRRLPQPT; this is encoded by the coding sequence GTGAAGGGGCTCTGGGGGAACAGGGACTTCCGGCTGCTCTGGACCGGCGAGACCACGAGCATGCTCGGCAGCATGGTCGCGAGCACGGCGTTGCCGCTGGTCGCGGTCGTCACGCTGCAGGCGAGCACCTTCCAGGTCGCGCTGCTGACGGCGGCGGCCTGGCTGCCGTGGCTGATCGTGGGCCTGCCCGCCGGCGCCTGGGTCGACCGGCTGCGGAAGCGCCCGATCATGCTGACCTGCAACACAGTGTCGATGGCGGTGTTCGGCAGCGTCCCGCTCGCGGCCGTCCTGGGGGCGCTGTCCATGCCGCTCCTGCTGGCCGCGGCACTGGTCGGCGGCTTCGCGAAGGTGTTCTTCACCCTCGCCTACCGCGCGTACCTCCCGGCGCTGATCGGCGAAGACGACCTCCTCGAAGGCAACGCCAAGCTGCAGGGCAGCGAATCCGCGACGGAGGTCGCCGGACCGGGCCTGGCCGGGTTGCTGGCGCAGGCGTTCGGCCCGGTCAGCGGCATCCTGGCCGACGCGGTCAGCTTCGGCGTCTCCGTCCTGTGCGTGAGCGCGATCCGCGTGCCGGAGGCTGTGGCCCCGGCGCCGCGGACACCGTTGCGGAGCCAGATCGGCGAGGGCCTGCGGTTCGTCGCCGGCGACCGCTACCTGCGGACGCTGATGGTGTTCGGCGCCGTGTCGAACATCGCGCTGACCGGGTACGGCTCGATCCAGATCGTCTTCCTGTCCCGCACACTCGGCGCCGCCCCCGGCCTGGTGGGCCTGGTCCTGGCGCTGGCCGCCGTCGGTGGCGTGCTCGGCGCGGCGCTGGTCGGCCGGCTCGGCGCCCGCTTCGGCACCGCGCGCGCGTTCTTGCTGTGCGAGATCTTCGCCGCGCCGATGGGGTTGCTCGGACCGCTGAGCCGGCCGGGCTGGGGCCTGGTGCCCTACGTGCTCGCGCTGTTCGGCGTCTGCGCCGGCCTCGTCGCCTCGAACATCCTGACCACGACGTTCCGGCAGCAGTACTGCCCGCCCGGCTTGTTCAGCCGGATCAACTCCAGCGCGGCGATCGTCAACTACGGCACGATCCCGCTGGCCGGGGTGCTCGGCGGCGCGCTGGGCGAGGCGATCGGCGTCCGCGAGACGTTGTGGGTGATGGCCGGCCTGCTGATCGCCGCGCTCCCGATCCTCACGCCGTTCCGGAAGCTGCGGGAGTTCCCGGCTAGAGCAGAAGGACGTCCACCTCGTCGCCTTCCGCAGCCGACGTGA
- a CDS encoding LytR C-terminal domain-containing protein, producing MSVFSGMSRPMKAAGVVLVGVAIVAAVIGGISALSGGDGANEAGPSGTSTQPGTSGGTSSPPATSSTATPPSTPASPTPSSPASPPPGQPTSPKPGQPGGDQQASNKWVTVRVYNNSLIEGLAARAADDFTRAGWNVTEKKGYPYGTIPATTAYYRPGTDEEAAAKQLAQEFGFKAEPRFEGIQDASPGVIVIVTKDYGTNSPKGS from the coding sequence ATGAGCGTGTTTTCGGGTATGTCACGGCCGATGAAGGCCGCGGGCGTCGTGTTGGTCGGCGTGGCCATCGTCGCCGCCGTCATCGGCGGGATCTCCGCGCTGAGCGGGGGCGACGGAGCGAACGAAGCTGGACCGAGCGGCACTTCGACGCAGCCGGGCACGTCCGGCGGGACGTCGTCGCCGCCGGCCACGTCGTCAACGGCCACGCCGCCGTCGACTCCGGCTTCGCCCACCCCGTCGTCGCCGGCCTCGCCGCCGCCCGGGCAGCCGACGTCGCCCAAACCCGGCCAGCCGGGCGGTGACCAGCAGGCGTCCAACAAGTGGGTGACCGTCCGGGTCTACAACAACTCGCTGATCGAGGGCCTCGCGGCCCGCGCGGCCGACGACTTCACCCGGGCGGGCTGGAACGTCACCGAGAAAAAGGGTTATCCGTACGGCACCATCCCGGCGACGACGGCGTACTACCGCCCGGGCACCGACGAGGAAGCGGCCGCGAAGCAGCTCGCGCAGGAGTTCGGCTTCAAGGCCGAGCCGCGGTTCGAGGGCATCCAGGACGCGTCCCCCGGCGTGATCGTCATCGTGACGAAGGACTACGGGACCAACAGCCCCAAGGGCAGCTGA